ctgtctctaaagcaccatgtacattcacacacatatgaacattcatgcgcacgcgcacacacacacacacacagaataagtgCATTCTGAAAGAAAGACACTCTTAATGTCTTTTGAGGTATTTAAATTCATGAATCATACTTTTTTGTATCATCttcattattgttgctgttggTCTTGTGatacagaatctctctgtgtagcccaagctggcctgaaactcacatagTCCAGTCTGGACTTGAACTGCGAAGGtcagctgagtgctggggttgcaggcatgggCTAACATGCCTGGTTCTTGATGTTAGGCATACTTTTCAGCTAATCAGAACCTGCTTATTAACCATCAACTATATGTAcagtcgtgcgccaccacgcccggcaattcTGGCATTCTTTTTTGCTTGTACGTTAACTCATTCAGTGGACAAATACCCATTTGTTTTCATTCTAGAGTTGGAAGGTAGGGAACAATAAAACCAACTAGAGTAGGATGGACAAAAATCCAGGGTAAACATAAAATATGCCAATATACAGTATAGACAAGAACGGAGCGCTTCCCTTCCAGGAGCTTTGGCGCTGTGTGGGaatagtgcccctcccccatccttaaCTGTTGTGTTATGTTTgggaggtttgttgttgttattgttttcatttttgttttagacaggatcttgctgtgtagcttaggctgacctCAACTACTGATTTTCCTGCCGCAGCCTCCATAGTACTGGGATTTTAGGCAGGTGTTACCACACTTGATAAATACCACCTTGGCAACcaccagttcagttcccagtccctgacagctgtcctctgacctgcacgtGTTTGCTGTGGGAAATACCCcaccagtaataataataataataataataataacaacaacaacaataataataatagtaataataataataataaagtctccAGACAGGCTTgctggcacatatctttaatcccagcaaccaggagccagaggcaggtggatctctgtgagtttgagaccagcctggtctacaaagcaagtccaggacagccagggctctgttacacagagaaaccctttcttgaggaaaaaaaaaaagaaagaaagaaagaaagttaaaaataatgccagacggtagtggcgcacgcctttaatcccagcacccaggaggcaggtgaatctctaagttcaaagccagtctggtctacaaagtgagtttcagggcaaccaaggctacacagagaaaccctgtctcaaaagaaaaaggaaagaaagaaagaaagaagagaaaaaagttttaaaagtatataatttttaGTTTGGGGGATTTTTTGCTTCAAAGTTGGGTagttaggagctggagagatagcttagtggttgagagcactggcaactcttttagaggtcctgagtacccacatggcagctcacaactgtctgtaactccagttccagaggatccaacaccctctcacagaaatacatgcaggcaaaaagaccaatgcaaataaaataaaataaattctttttaaaacttgggTAGTTACTCCTTGCCCCGTCACTGTCTCAGAGAGCTCTAAAGGGTTGTTTAAAAACAACTGAATTTAACTAAACTAGTCTGTCTTTAGAAACCAACACCTGGAATCAGTGTAGCTTGACCTCGGCAGGGCTTAAGCGTTCATTTAtaaactggccatggtggtgcttgcctataatctcagagctcaggaaatagAGGCGTGAGGGCCAAatgttcaaggtcacccttgactTCAtaactggaagccagcctggactacttgaGAGCTGTTGTTAAACCAACAAACAGCAATGAAGAAGACATTAATTCTCTTTAAATCTCAGGCTTTGAGAGACAGAAAATTATTAAGAGCCATTCTCTTCCCACTAGGAAGAGACTCACCTACAGGGACCCGCTGGAAGAGCCTGCCTGGTTATTTGAGCTTTTTTTGTTTCACTGACTCTTTGTGTTTCTTAGCTCCTGGCTGTCGTTTCTCAACTAGCCCAGCAGAATCTACGACTGCTGGTCCTGGGCCGGAAGCACATGCTAAGACCAAGTTCCCAGTGGAGGAAGGATGAGATGGAACAGGTGCAGAAGCAAGCCCACTGCTTCTTTGCTGATAACATGTGAGTATCGGAGGCAGCGGGTGGCTCAGATGAGTTCCTGATCGTCTACTTACCGCTTACCTATCCTCTCATTTAGAGATGCATGCCTTTGTGTATGCAgcctcatttaaaacaaaaacaaaaatagattggAGGGAGCTTACAAAATTGCAGCGTCTACAGTCGAACAAAcatacagatgaggaaattggCCTGAGGAAAGTAGGTCGGGAGTGAGGCTGTTAGGCGGACTGCACGCCATGAACTCCTGAGCTCATCACTGAGCAGACGCCCACCAAATGTGAGTGCAGTGCTTGTTTCTAGTGACTGTGACAAAGCCCTGTGCTTCTCGCCCTgacagaagcaagcaagcagataGCCTCCTTGTGGCCAGGGATCCGTGCTATGGAAGGATTCCTCGCCTCACAGCACCTCCCTCATACAGGGGCAGCAGAGAGTCCAAGGTCCTGGCACAGGACTTAGCTGGACACGGGTAAAGAAAAGTAAGAAGGACCATGTGGGTGGGTCAGGACAGCCGCCAGGAAAGTAGCCTTTTGGCTGAGGATGCAGTTCGGTTGGTAGAAAGCTTGCCTGGCCTGCTGGAAGCTCTGAGTTCTATCCATTCCCGGCCCCACACAAAACTAGCTGTGGACCAGCCCTGTGAGGGAAGACCAttcaagttcaaagtcattctctgCTATACAAAGGCCACCCTGGGGTGCTTGAGGCTCTGtccagaaagggggaaagaaaaggaagggaaagggaggggagagcaggaaagagggaagggaagggatggaaAAGATGTCTGAAAGTCAGCGAGAAGGAGGGACCATATTACAGAGGCCCTCACAAAGGGCCTGGATTTATTTCGATAGAAAATTGCTGTTGAGCTCCAGCGTCCTGGCGAGCCAGAGGAGCATGGGAAGCAGGGTTAGTGACACAGTGTGCAGTTCATAGACAGAAAGCAGCTCTGCAGGATGACTGTACGTGCAAACCCTCTGTGTTCACAGCCGTTCATGCCCACACTAGCACATGCTCATCTGCAGCCTCGCCTAGCTATCGCTTTGCAGTGTGTGTGCCTTAGTCCTAAGCTTAGTGCTCAGTAGTTCAGAGATGAAAACGTCAACATTTTTGGGGGATCCCAGAAGGAATTTAGTCTTCAAAAGGTAAAATGGCTCTTGACACATGAAGCATGAGGCCAATTCCTTGAGGAGGCATTGCCATTGGTTCAAGAGCAAAAGTCTTGATCCTCTTGATGTCACTCATGCAGTGTTGGCAAGCATCGGGGTGTAGGCTTGTTTCAGACCGTGGGCCTGCTGTTTCCTACCTGGGAAGGCGTTCACTCCATGTAAAGGAGATAATAGTTACAACGCCTGACATCCGGCACCAAGCTCATGGACAGCCAGTATGTTCATTGCTGtcactgctgctgtttttcttATGGAAAGGAATGGGATAGACCATGTGCTGTAACCCAGAAGTGGGAGTTGGCCTTGCTGCCTACTTTGAGGCCTGCACATCGGCCTGTACTCAGGGTGTCTGCTGCAGTTCTAAGCTCTGTCATAAAGACTGACCCACTGGTGCCTCTGGActtaaatatctatatatttagtGTTAACTTGTATTCTCCACTAATGTACCAAACATTTCAGACATAAATAGAGCGGTGTAGTGAATCCCCATAATCCCCCTGTAAATGTGGCCTGCGCTAACATGCCACTCCTCTTCTTCCATATAAAACtcccacatctttaatcacacctttaatcccagcgctcgggaaggcagaggcaggcgtatctctatgagtttgaggccagcctgctctacaaagtgagtccaggacagccaggactatacaaggaatcttaggaaagaaagaaagaaagaaagaaactaacaaacaaagaaacaaagagaagaagaaaaacaaattattgttGTGGGGGgattaagatttttgttttagccaggtgtggcagccacaccttaatcctagcactcgggaggcagagtcaggcagattgctgtgagttcgggactagcctggtctacaaaatgagtccaagacagccacggctacacaaaatgaccctgtctcgaaaaaccaaaacaaacaaacaaacaaacaaacaaacaaaaataaaagatttgtgctttgctttttgtttgtttgtttgtttgtttgttggttggttttgagaagGTCACAACaatctgtagtccaagctggcctgaaagTTTTTACTCCCCAGGCATTGGCAGCCCCTTCCCCTCAGCTTTCCATTGCACTTTTGGTAGTGTCATCAACTAAGGACTCCAAGTGCTTTGTGGGGGGTCACTCGGATCCCCTCTGTCAAGAAATCAGAGGCACCTCCAAGGAAAGTCCAAGTACAGGGAAAGGGATGGTGGAGAGTCACCCTGCCTCCTGGAGCATGTCACTGTGTTCTGCCTTCTCCCTGCTGCAGCTCGCAGGACGATCCCTTCCTCCTGTACGCCACTCTGAACTCAGGCAACCACTGCAAGTTTATCACCAAAGACCTGCTGCGGGACCACAAGGCCTGCCTGCCCGATGCCCGCACCCAGCGCCTGTTCTTCAAGTGGCAGCAGGGACACCAGCTGGCAATCGTGAAAGGGTTTCTAAGATCAAAACTAACTTTCCAGGTATGGAATCTGTTCTCTAAGTGATGCTAACAGAGTCGTGTCTAAAGAAAGAGCCATAGTTCTTTAAATGTCACCAGTTGAAATTCTAaatactttgcttttgttttacctTGGCATTTGGTAGCTACCAGTTCCCAGAAACAGCGTTTGTCAGGGCAAAAGTATTCATAGGCCAACCCCAAATTGTTTGATGTATTAAAATATCTGGAGTGTCATGATTGTGCCTGAAACTGTGCTTTCACCTACACTTAGGTCCTCATGTGTTTCCATATCCCTGTTTACTTGAATAGCTTGAAATTTCTTATCCTGTCATACTTTTCCTTTTAAGCAACTGCTCCTGTTGTATAacttaaattacatttgtttgtaattgtgtgtgtgcacacgcgtgtgtgtgcgtgcacacctACTATACCACAGCTCGTGAACAGCTGTCCAAAGACCACTTCAAGGTGCCacttctccttctaccatgagcATCCGCACTTTAATCCCATGAGCCATCACTcaatcctattttattttatctagagGAGGGGTCTCATTGACACAAAAACATAACTCTTGCCTCAAAGAGAATAAGAACATAGTTTATTTGGGGGCCAAATATTAATGACCATGGCCCAATAACACAGACTTAGTTATCTTGGATTTTGTGTTAATGTGGTAACAGGTTTATCAAGTTATAttgtaacagaacaaagaaaatcaagacACTTTTCAAATACTTGGGTAGAAACATAAGGGAGCTAGGTCACAGAAAGCAGGGGCACCTCAGGTATAGGCCTCAGCTGCTATCTAATGGCTTTTTCAGCCTTTTGGTTGGTGTAAGCTGGGGATCTGTTTGTACATTTGTGACAAATATATTAGGTGACATTCAGAAGGCAGTGATTAAGAGGGTTAAAGATGACTCAGGAGAGTCTGGCTCTGGATTTATAACAGTCTAACCTTTCCGCATCATTCAATTTGGATTAGCTCATCAGCCTAGTTGCAGCTTCTTTCTAGGCACTCTTGCTTATGGTctgttatgtagccctggctcactactatatagaccaggctggcctgaaacacatGTCCGTCATCCTGTCTCGGCTTCCTAAGTCAGACTACATGCCCAGCTCACTTTTCCGGTATAATGTATTCCATGTCAGTCTCCACTGGGTTGTCCTTTGATTCTAGTGTAGACAGCATAGTTCACGGATGCCTCGTattaaaacaaaggagaaaaaaaacaaaaccaaaaacaaaggagCAAAATCCAAAGGAGAATTATTACAGGGAAATATAGTGGCCTATACCCAGGGCTGGTGCGATGATGTGTTGGTGCAATGTATCATGCTTCAGTTAGACAGCGGGACTAAATTCAAGAGATCTGTTATACCGTGTGCTGTGACTATAGTTAATAACAATTTATTGGgcaggcacacacctttcatcccagcacttgggaggcagaggtaggcggatacTGTACCATATAACTCCTGACACTCCTATAGTGAGCCCTTAACCTTACAATGAAAGCCCTctcttacattttttattttgcttactgttgtgggggctggagagacgacggGTCAGTGGTTAGTGCtttctgagttcagatccctgtgCTCTTAACAAGCTGCGTGTGTCCTTGCACACACCTGTGTCCTCAGCACTGTGGAGTCGAGACAGGAAGGTTGCTGGGGTTTGCTAgctgccagcctagccaaaacaaacaaacaaacaaacaaaacccaacggAATAGTGTGGAAAGTGGTAGAAGAGGATGCAGTGTCCAGCCCTGGCTTCTGTGTATGCACAGACATGTGCATTggttacatacacatgcatacaccacacacagagatacacaaaggaaggaaggaagggaggaaggaaggaaggaaatccaGTGTCAGATAAAACACAGCACCCCTGCAAAGAAGCAGGAAGGACTGGGGGAAGACTCGGAACCCTTCGCTGCTGTCCTCACCATTTGGCTGTCTTTGATTCGTCAGCACATTCTCAGCTATGACACCGTGGTGCAGACAACTGGAGACTCCTGGCACATCCCTTATGATGAAGACCTGGTGCAGAGATACTCCTATGAAGTGCCAACCAAATGGCTGTGCCTCCAGAGAACGCAGGCGCCTGCCCCCTGCTAAGTTGGTCCTGGCTGGTAGCAGAGCTCTTACATGATGCATGCTAATTTTGGGCATGACCTCTGTCCTGGAAATAAAAAGGGTTTAATAACACTGTTtgttttagttggttggtttgcgGCATCAGGTTGATTTTTagctttctttgctttgcttatgAGACGGGTTCTTCTGCCTCCATCCTCCTGCTTTTACTTCCGGaatgctgagattccaggcatgGGCCACTGCCTGCTGTGTGCAGGGAGGAGACGGGGCATGGGCTTCGTGTAGGCAAGGCAAGCATTCTCCCAGCTGAGCTTACACAAGCTGACTTTGTCTCTGCAGGTTTAACTGGGATGGTGAGTCTCATGCAGAGTCTTGGTACTTGTGTCTCCCTGCCTCACCAGCTTCCCATGTAGCTGGGGAAAGGCCGTTCCTCAGAACAGTCACTCCTTCTGACTTGACCTTCCAGACTTACtgattgtttcttctttgttttatacagTAATTATAAACCTTTCCAAGTTGATTAATTTGTGAACGTTTTTGACaaagttttagaaattaaaaaactggctttctgggaggaaaaaaaaagaataggattTAGAGCTCAAATCCCTAAATCCCTGAACCATATATTTCACTATTCACCTCCTCCAGACTGTGCtttaaggcctttttttttttttttttttttttcccatttaactTTGAGACAACTGAGGtaaccaggcaggccttgaacttaggaTCACTTCTGCTTTCGCTTCTCAAGTATCTGTAGGCCTATGACACTGTACCTggctaatttttttctgtgtaacagccttggctatcctagactcactttgtagatcaggctggcctcgaactcacagagatctgcctgcttctgcctcccaagtgctgggattaaaggcatgcaccaccatcccaGGCTAGGAAGAGCATCTTTTAAGTTCATCTAAAAGTGTAGCTCCAATCCCTGAGAGAGAAGGAGCACACAGATGAAAGGTGCCAGAAGTCTAGAAGAGCCTGTGCTGGGTAGTTCGTCAGCTTGGCACAAGCTcaagtcatttgggaagaaggaatgcCAAGTGAGGAATTGTCACCATCATATGGCCTGTAGGTAAGTCTGTGGGCATTTTTTCAACTAATAACTGATATGGTCGGGCGCagccactgtgggtagtgccgtTTCTGGGCCAGTggcctgggttgtgtaagaaaggtaGTTGAGGGAGCTGAAAAGTTGGCTCAGCAgctagagcacttgttgctcttgcagaggacctggattctattcacagcacccacagggcagctaaCAACTATCTGAAATGCCTGTTCcagggggatccagtgccctcttctggcctctgagagtacTGCACACTCATGACactcatggtgcacagacatacatgcaggcaaatatctacacataaaataaaattaaatattgaaaaaaaaaaagaaaatgcaaagaacagTAGCtggcaagccacaaggagcaagtcagtaaggagtgtttctccatggctttgtgtttcagctcctgcctccaggttcctgccttgaattctgGCTGTAGGTTGTCTCAGTGGACTGAGACCactggtcagtgttttatcacagcagcagaaaagagaCTCATACAGACTCCAAAAGCCATAGTTGGGTTTTAGAGACGAGAAGCAATTGCAGACAAATGATATCACTTTACTTCAAGGGCCCAGGTATCCTATATGACCCGCCAACTCagaacacagggagagagaaatttCATGTTTATAAACCTCATGCTGTTCAGAAACAAAACCCTTAACTTCACTTGCAGTTGCTTAAGGTACATCTGTCCTTTTCGCAGGTTTACCCCTTAGAGCTGCTTAACGTATGTCACCCTACCACAGTGGCCCTAGGGAGCAGTGTCTCTTAAAAAAGACAATGGAATCAGACATCTAGATTGCCCTTTTGTGCTCTATCCACCTGACTGACTAAAACACCTGTCTGAGAACAAATGAGAATTGCTTAAGAAGCCATTGTCTGTTGGTCCTGGTGCCATATGCCTGTCACcctagcattctggaggctgagacagggatTCCAAGTTCCATGCTAGGCTGAGCTATATAACAAGACcaggtataaaataaataaataaatctgtggaTGGATAGTATTTTTAGTAGCATAAACACTGAGGCTTTGAACCaagcttggtggctcacacctttaatctctgcacttgggaagcagagataggaagatctctgtgagttcaaggccagcctggtctacaaagtgagaccaggacagccagggctattacacagagaaaccctgtctcaaaaaacaaacaacaccaacgAGGCTTTGAACAGGCATTACCTCTGCCATGGGAAATGGAAGAGGGTATATGGGGCTGGGATATGCTTTAGAAACAGAATAGACCCAATGCAGTGTGACAAGCCttcgatcccagcacccaggaggtagacacaggaggatcacaagtctaaggccagcctgggctacacagcaagaccccatGTCAGAATCAAAGTGCTATTTCAGTATTCCTTTGCTCTTTGTTAGCAGTATTTAAGTTGATAAGTGAGTGCAGGGGTTTTGCCACATTCACAACTTTCCCTTGGTTGGTAATTGGAATAAAGATGGAGGCCGTGTTAGGTTCCCCAAGCTAGCCTAAAGCGTCTACACTCAAGCAATATTCCTGGCTTGACTTCCGAAACATCTGAGACTAACCCTCACTGTGTCCAGCTCCTCATAGCTTAATTTTAAGGCAGGAATGGAGAGGAGGAGTATGTTATATATAGGCATCTGTCCAAGTAATAGGCTCATAGCTAAGTGGGGTCCCtatctgtgtaacagtcctggctgtcctggaacttgcttagtaggccaggctggcctcgaactcacagcgatccgcctgcctctgcctcctgggtgctgggattaaaggtgtgcactactgtgcccagctcctgCCTAATATCATGCCCATCCTTTGTCACAGGCTGAAAGTGTGTTAAGGGCCTGCAAGACCAGGAGTATGGGAATGTGGGCAGCTATGATGTAATGGTGGGAATCACACTTGGGTTTGCTTCCAAGACTAAGCAGtcaggttcagtcctcagcaacAAACGCTAAGCTAGAGCCCATGGCAGGGTTGCCAGAGAAGATACTTGACTTTAACTAGAACTTGAACTTCAGAAAAATTAACTTCTTAAAATGGAAACCGGGTGTGggagtgcacgcctttaaccccagcactcgggaggcagaggcaggcggatcgatgtgagttcgaggccagcctggtcta
This window of the Acomys russatus chromosome 1, mAcoRus1.1, whole genome shotgun sequence genome carries:
- the Prorp gene encoding mitochondrial ribonuclease P catalytic subunit isoform X2, translating into MERTVHHNPEKELKRFESFVNSRPPFDIVIDGLNVAKMFPKGRESQILLAVVSQLAQQNLRLLVLGRKHMLRPSSQWRKDEMEQVQKQAHCFFADNISQDDPFLLYATLNSGNHCKFITKDLLRDHKACLPDARTQRLFFKWQQGHQLAIVKGFLRSKLTFQHILSYDTVVQTTGDSWHIPYDEDLVQRYSYEVPTKWLCLQRTQAPAPC